Proteins encoded by one window of Sus scrofa isolate TJ Tabasco breed Duroc chromosome 12, Sscrofa11.1, whole genome shotgun sequence:
- the PPP1R1B gene encoding protein phosphatase 1 regulatory subunit 1B isoform X3, with the protein MDPKDRKKIQFSVPAPPSQLDPRQVEMIRRRRPTPAMLFRLSEHSSPEEEASPHQQRAAGEGHHLKSKRPNPCAYTPPSLKAVQRIAESHLQSISNLGENQASEEEDELGELRELGYPREEEEEEEEDDEEEEEEEDSQAEVLKGSRGAEPGEEPQRPAHPEPGT; encoded by the exons ATGGACCCCAAGGACCGCAAGAAGATCCAGTTCTCCGTGCCCGCGCCCCCCAGCCAGCTCGACCCCCGCCAGGTGGAGATG ATCCGGCGCAGAAGACCAACCCCTGCCATGCTGTTCCGGCTCTCAGAGCACTCCTCTCCAG AGGAGGAGGCCTCCCCTCACCAG CAGAGAGCTGCAGGAGAGGGGCACCACCTCAAGTCGAAGAGACCCAACCCCTGTGCCTACACTCCCCCTTCGCTGAAAG CCGTGCAGCGCATTGCTGAGTCTCACCTGCAGTCCATCAGCAACCTGGGTGAGAACCAGGCCTCGGAGGAGGAGGATGAGCTGGGGGAGCTGCGGGAGCTGGGCTAcccaagagaggaagaggaggaggaagaggaggatgacgaagaagaggaggaggaggaggacagccAGGCTGAAGTGCTGAAGGGCAGCAGGGGGGCCG AGCCAGGGGAAGAGCCACAGCGCCCTGCCCACCCTGAGCCTGGCACATAG
- the PPP1R1B gene encoding protein phosphatase 1 regulatory subunit 1B isoform X1, whose product MDPKDRKKIQFSVPAPPSQLDPRQVEMIRRRRPTPAMLFRLSEHSSPEEEASPHQQRAAGEGHHLKSKRPNPCAYTPPSLKAVQRIAESHLQSISNLGENQASEEEDELGELRELGYPREEEEEEEEDDEEEEEEEDSQAEVLKGSRGAAGQKTTCGQGLEGPWERPPPLDEPQRVGSSENQVEDPALSEPGEEPQRPAHPEPGT is encoded by the exons ATGGACCCCAAGGACCGCAAGAAGATCCAGTTCTCCGTGCCCGCGCCCCCCAGCCAGCTCGACCCCCGCCAGGTGGAGATG ATCCGGCGCAGAAGACCAACCCCTGCCATGCTGTTCCGGCTCTCAGAGCACTCCTCTCCAG AGGAGGAGGCCTCCCCTCACCAG CAGAGAGCTGCAGGAGAGGGGCACCACCTCAAGTCGAAGAGACCCAACCCCTGTGCCTACACTCCCCCTTCGCTGAAAG CCGTGCAGCGCATTGCTGAGTCTCACCTGCAGTCCATCAGCAACCTGGGTGAGAACCAGGCCTCGGAGGAGGAGGATGAGCTGGGGGAGCTGCGGGAGCTGGGCTAcccaagagaggaagaggaggaggaagaggaggatgacgaagaagaggaggaggaggaggacagccAGGCTGAAGTGCTGAAGGGCAGCAGGGGGGCCG CTGGACAAAAGACAACTTGTGGCCAAGGTCTGGAGGGTCCCTGGGAGCGCCCACCCCCTCTGGATGAGCCCCAGAGAGTTGGAAGCTCTGAGAACCAAGTGGAAGACCCCGCATTAAGTG AGCCAGGGGAAGAGCCACAGCGCCCTGCCCACCCTGAGCCTGGCACATAG
- the PPP1R1B gene encoding protein phosphatase 1 regulatory subunit 1B isoform X2: protein MDPKDRKKIQFSVPAPPSQLDPRQVEMIRRRRPTPAMLFRLSEHSSPEEEASPHQRAAGEGHHLKSKRPNPCAYTPPSLKAVQRIAESHLQSISNLGENQASEEEDELGELRELGYPREEEEEEEEDDEEEEEEEDSQAEVLKGSRGAAGQKTTCGQGLEGPWERPPPLDEPQRVGSSENQVEDPALSEPGEEPQRPAHPEPGT, encoded by the exons ATGGACCCCAAGGACCGCAAGAAGATCCAGTTCTCCGTGCCCGCGCCCCCCAGCCAGCTCGACCCCCGCCAGGTGGAGATG ATCCGGCGCAGAAGACCAACCCCTGCCATGCTGTTCCGGCTCTCAGAGCACTCCTCTCCAG AGGAGGAGGCCTCCCCTCACCAG AGAGCTGCAGGAGAGGGGCACCACCTCAAGTCGAAGAGACCCAACCCCTGTGCCTACACTCCCCCTTCGCTGAAAG CCGTGCAGCGCATTGCTGAGTCTCACCTGCAGTCCATCAGCAACCTGGGTGAGAACCAGGCCTCGGAGGAGGAGGATGAGCTGGGGGAGCTGCGGGAGCTGGGCTAcccaagagaggaagaggaggaggaagaggaggatgacgaagaagaggaggaggaggaggacagccAGGCTGAAGTGCTGAAGGGCAGCAGGGGGGCCG CTGGACAAAAGACAACTTGTGGCCAAGGTCTGGAGGGTCCCTGGGAGCGCCCACCCCCTCTGGATGAGCCCCAGAGAGTTGGAAGCTCTGAGAACCAAGTGGAAGACCCCGCATTAAGTG AGCCAGGGGAAGAGCCACAGCGCCCTGCCCACCCTGAGCCTGGCACATAG
- the PPP1R1B gene encoding protein phosphatase 1 regulatory subunit 1B isoform X4, with translation MDPKDRKKIQFSVPAPPSQLDPRQVEMIRRRRPTPAMLFRLSEHSSPEEEASPHQRAAGEGHHLKSKRPNPCAYTPPSLKAVQRIAESHLQSISNLGENQASEEEDELGELRELGYPREEEEEEEEDDEEEEEEEDSQAEVLKGSRGAEPGEEPQRPAHPEPGT, from the exons ATGGACCCCAAGGACCGCAAGAAGATCCAGTTCTCCGTGCCCGCGCCCCCCAGCCAGCTCGACCCCCGCCAGGTGGAGATG ATCCGGCGCAGAAGACCAACCCCTGCCATGCTGTTCCGGCTCTCAGAGCACTCCTCTCCAG AGGAGGAGGCCTCCCCTCACCAG AGAGCTGCAGGAGAGGGGCACCACCTCAAGTCGAAGAGACCCAACCCCTGTGCCTACACTCCCCCTTCGCTGAAAG CCGTGCAGCGCATTGCTGAGTCTCACCTGCAGTCCATCAGCAACCTGGGTGAGAACCAGGCCTCGGAGGAGGAGGATGAGCTGGGGGAGCTGCGGGAGCTGGGCTAcccaagagaggaagaggaggaggaagaggaggatgacgaagaagaggaggaggaggaggacagccAGGCTGAAGTGCTGAAGGGCAGCAGGGGGGCCG AGCCAGGGGAAGAGCCACAGCGCCCTGCCCACCCTGAGCCTGGCACATAG
- the NEUROD2 gene encoding neurogenic differentiation factor 2, producing the protein MLTRLFSEPGLLSDVPKFASWGDGDDDEPRSDKGDAPPPPPPPPGPGAPGPARAAKPVPLRADEVPEAALAEVKEEGELGGEEEEEEEEEEGLDEAEGERPKKRGPKKRKMTKARLERSKLRRQKANARERNRMHDLNAALDNLRKVVPCYSKTQKLSKIETLRLAKNYIWALSEILRSGKRPDLVSYVQTLCKGLSQPTTNLVAGCLQLNSRNFLTEQGADGTGRFHGSGGPFAMHPYPYPCSRLAGAQCQAAGGLGGGAAHALRTHGYCAAYETLYAAAGGGGASPDYNSSEYEGPLSPPLCLNGNFSLKQDSSPDHEKSYHYSMHYSALPGSRPTGHGLVFGSSAVRGGVHSENLLSYDMHLHHDRGPMYEELNAFFHN; encoded by the coding sequence ATGCTGACCCGCCTGTTCAGCGAGCCTGGTCTCCTCTCGGACGTGCCCAAGTTCGCCAGCTGGGGCGACGGCGACGACGACGAGCCGAGGAGCGACAAGGGTGACGCGCCGCCGCCACCTCCGCCTCCGCCGGGGCCCGGGGCTCCGGGGCCCGCCCGGGCGGCCAAGCCCGTCCCTCTCCGTGCAGACGAGGTGCCGGAGGCCGCGCTGGCCGAGGTCAAGGAGGAAGGCGAGCTGgggggcgaggaggaggaggaagaggaggaagaggaagggctgGACGAGGCAGAGGGCGAGCGACCCAAGAAGCGCGGCCCCAAGAAGCGGAAGATGACCAAGGCGCGCCTGGAGCGCTCCAAGCTGCGGCGGCAGAAGGCGAATGCGCGCGAGCGCAACCGCATGCACGACCTGAACGCGGCGCTGGACAACCTGCGGAAGGTGGTGCCCTGCTACTCCAAGACTCAGAAGCTGTCCAAGATCGAGACGCTGCGCCTCGCCAAGAACTACATCTGGGCGCTCTCGGAGATCCTGCGCTCGGGCAAGCGGCCCGACCTGGTGTCCTACGTGCAGACGCTGTGCAAGGGCCTGTCACAGCCCACCACCAACCTGGTGGCTGGCTGCCTGCAGCTCAACTCGCGCAACTTCCTCACGGAGCAGGGCGCCGACGGCACGGGCCGCTTCCACGGCTCGGGCGGCCCGTTCGCCATGCACCCCTACCCGTACCCGTGCTCGCGCCTGGCGGGCGCACAGTGCCAGGCGGCGGGCGGCCTGGGCGGCGGTGCGGCGCACGCCCTGCGGACCCACGGCTACTGCGCCGCCTACGAGACGCTGTacgcggcggcgggcggcggcggcgcgagCCCGGACTACAACAGCTCCGAGTATGAGGGCCCGCTCAGCCCCCCGCTCTGTCTCAATGGCAACTTCTCGCTCAAGCAGGACTCGTCGCCCGACCACGAGAAGAGCTACCATTACTCTATGCACTACTCGGCGCTGCCCGGCTCGCGGCCCACGGGCCACGGGCTGGTCTTTGGCTCGTCTGCTGTGCGCGGGGGCGTCCACTCGGAGAATCTCTTGTCTTACGATATGCACCTTCACCACGACCGGGGCCCCATGTACGAGGAGCTCAATGCATTTTTCCATAACTGA